In Blastococcus saxobsidens DD2, the genomic stretch GGAGTACTGGGTCGGCGAGCTCGGGGTCGCGGCGGTGAAGATCAAGATCGGCGAGTCGTGGGGTCAGCGGACCGGGCGCGATCTCGACCGCGTGCGGCGCACCCGTGAGGTCGTCGGGGACGGGGTCGAGGTCTTCGTCGACGCCAACGGTGGCTACACACCAGGCCAGGCGCGGCGAGTCGGCCGGGAACTCGACGATCTGGGCGTGACCTGGTTCGAGGAGCCGGTGTCATCCGACGACCTCTCCGGGCTGGCGGAGCTGCGCGGTGCCCTGGCCACCGACGTCGCCGCGGGCGAGTACGCCTACGACCTCGCGTACGTGCGGCGCATGTGCGCGGCGCGCGCCGTCGACTGCCTGCAGCTGGACGTCACCCGCATCGGTGGGATAACCGAGTGGCGCCGCGCCGCGGCCGTCGCCGCCGCGTTCGGCCTGCAGGTCAGCGCACACTGCGCGCCGGCCCTGCACGCCGCGGTCGCGGCGAGCGTCCCGAACCTGCGGCACGTCGAGTACTTCACCGACCACGGCCGCCTCGAGCCCCTGCTGTTCGACGGGGTGCCGGAAGTTCGCGACGGACGCATGACCCCACAGGTGGACCGGCCGGGCAACGGACTGCGGCTGCGGCCCGACGCCGAGCGCTTCCGGTCCGGCTGACCGAGCGGCGCTGCTGTGCGCTCGGCGCACGACGGGCCGAGTGGGGTTCCCCTCCCTCGGTGGCCCGTCGCCGGCGGGCACCAGCGACCGTGCCAGCGGCCCTGCCCGGCACGTTCACGGGCATGCGACCACCCGCACCGGGATGACGCCACCTCGCGGTGCCGCGCGCCAGGTGCATACCGAGGACGGCCGGGGTACCGCGCACGTCATGAGACGGGCACGCGAGACCCACGGCGACGCCGGCGACGTGACCGAGGGCCTGCCCGACCAGCACCGGATCGAACGCCTGCACCCGGAGCTACATCGACGGCCCGTTCGCCGCGACGCCGGACCGCGCCCGGGGCGCCTTCAGGTCCTGAACCGGTAGCTGCACGCCGACGCCCCGAGAAAGCACGCCGACGCCCCGAGGAAGAAGGCCACCATGAAAGCCACGACGCTCACCGACGGCCCTCCGGAGCAGCACGTCCTGGTCTTCGAGACCGGGGACGAGGTCGTCACCGGTCTCACGGACTGGGCGGCCGGGAACGACCTGCCGGGCAGTTCGTTCACCGCCATCGGCGCCTTCTCCGAGGCGACGCTGGGGTACTACGACCTGGACGAGCAGGAGTACGCCGAGATCCCGGTCGACGGCCAGGTCGAGGTGCTGACCCTCGCCGGTGACATCACCCTCGACGGGGAGGGCGGGTGGAAGGTGCACGGCCACGTCGTCTGCGGACGGCGAGACGGCTCCACGGTCGGCGGGCATCTGCTGCGCGCCGTCGTCCGGCCGACCCTGGAAGTGGTGGTGACGGCCGGGGCCGCTCACCTCCGGCGCCGCCACGATCCCGCATCCGGACTCGCCCTCATCGACCCGGCGGCGAAAGCCGGCTGAGCACTCCGGCTCGCGACGTTTCCTGCTGCACGTGCTGATCCTCCCCCGTAGCCTGCGCTCGGGGTGATCATCCGATGAGAACGGGACCGCTCGATCGACCTGCCGGACACGCCGCACGGCGCCGCGGACGGCGAACCTGCGCACTGCTCTCGGCGGCGCTCCTGGCCCTGGCCGCCTGCGGCGGGGAGGGCGGCGAGGGCAGCGAGGCGGAGACCGGAACGGCAGGGCCGATCACCCTGTACACCTGCGTCAGCGACACGACGATCCAGCCGGTGATCGACGCCTTCGAGAGCCGCGCCGACGGCGCGCAGGTCGAGTTGTTCCGCGCCCCGACCGGGGAGCTGAACGCACGGGTGGCGGCCGACGCCCGGTCGGGTGGGCTCCGCGCCGACGTGATCTGGGGCTGCGACCCGCTGACCATGCAGGGCTTCGTCGACCAGGGCCTCGTCGGCGGGTGGACACCGCCCGAGGCAGCGGCCGTCCCCGGAGACTTCCGTACCGAGGACTACGTCGGCGTCCACGTGCTGTACATGCTCGCCGTGCACCGCACGGACGCCCCGGCGCCGGAGGCGTGGTCGGACCTCGCCACGGGCGGCCATGCGGTGGCCGTGCCCGATCCGTCGGTGGCTGCTTCGGCGCTGGGCGCGCTGGGTTGGTTCGCCGAGGAGCCGGGGTACGGCGTGGACTTCTACGCCGACCTCGAGCGCAACGGTGCGGTGCAGGTGAGCACGCCCAACGACGTCACCACCGGGGTGGCCCAGGGCATCTACGACGCCGGCATCACGCACGCGAACTCGGCGTACGCGGCGCTGGAGGACGGCTCCCCGATCGAGGTCGTCTGGCCCGATCCCGGCGCTGTGGCGATCCACGGGCCGATCGCGCTGGCCACCGACAGCGCCGACTCCGAGGCCGCGAAGGACTTCATCTCCTTCGTCGTCGGGGAAGAGGGCCAGGCCGTGGTCGGCGAGTCCGGGTCCTACCCGACCCGGCCAGGAGCACCCACGCCGACCATCCCCGCCAACGCGCCGATCGTCTTCCCCGACTGGGCCGCGATCGGCGACGACAAGGACGCCATCCTCAGCGAGTACCAGCAGGTCTTCGGCGGCTGATCGATGCACCGCGGCGGTGCGCCGATCCTGATCCGGGAGCTTCTCATCAGGCCGTCCCTGATCAGGCGCAGCGCCACCGTCGCGGTGCTCGCGCTCGTGGTCGCCCTCGTCGCCTTCCCGCTACTGCGGCTGGGTGCGGTGCTCTGGCAGGAGAGCGACGGCGACCTCGCCCGCATCCTCGGCACGGCCCGGCTGGGCACGGCGGTGCGGAACACCCTCCTGCTCGCCGCAGCCGTGACCGCCGCCGCGGTGCCCCTCGGGGTCGCGATCGCGCTGGTCCTGCGTCGGCCCGACCTGCCCGGCCGGACCTTCTGGCGGGTGGCGGTGCTGCTGCCGGTGGTGGTGCCCGACTTCGTCCTCGGCTACAGCTGGACCCAGGCCTACGCGCGGGCCGGCTTCACCGACACCGTCGCCGGGCTGCACTGGGCGGGGCTGCTCGGCCCCGTCGGTGTGTGGGTGGTCCTGGTCGTGAACGCCGCCCCGTTGGTCTACCTCATCACCGCCGCCGGGCTGGCCGCGCGCGCCGAGCCCGACCTCGAGCGCGCGGCCCGCGTGTCCGGGGCGGGGAGCGGGACGGCTTTGCTCACCGTCACGCTCCAGCTGCTGCTGCCGGCGGTGGCGGCGGCAGCAGTGCTGGTGTTCGTCCTCACGCTCGGCTCGTTCGCGATCCCGCAGGTCCTCGGCGCGCCCGCCGGGTTCAGCACGGTGACCACGCGCATCTACGCCGACCTGTCGGTCGGCGGTGATCCCGCCTCCTTCCTCGAGGCGGTCGCCCTCGCACTGCTGCTTGTCGTCCTCGCCGCCGTCTGCGTGGCCCCAGCCGACGCGCTGCTCGGCCCGCGGCTGCGGACCGAGCGATCCGCCGGAGCGCAGGGCACG encodes the following:
- a CDS encoding enolase C-terminal domain-like protein, with the translated sequence MTGSPSAPTIDAVEVSVFVVRTEGPEADGTLAWDSTTCVVVRASGGGRTGLGWTYGPAACAELVTAVLADVVRGRSALAVPAAWEAMVRRCRNAGRPGIVSMAVAAVDTALWDLAAQLLDVPLVVLLGQARDDVPTYGSGGFPTYDDDRLTTQLEYWVGELGVAAVKIKIGESWGQRTGRDLDRVRRTREVVGDGVEVFVDANGGYTPGQARRVGRELDDLGVTWFEEPVSSDDLSGLAELRGALATDVAAGEYAYDLAYVRRMCAARAVDCLQLDVTRIGGITEWRRAAAVAAAFGLQVSAHCAPALHAAVAASVPNLRHVEYFTDHGRLEPLLFDGVPEVRDGRMTPQVDRPGNGLRLRPDAERFRSG
- a CDS encoding PPC domain-containing DNA-binding protein, with translation MKATTLTDGPPEQHVLVFETGDEVVTGLTDWAAGNDLPGSSFTAIGAFSEATLGYYDLDEQEYAEIPVDGQVEVLTLAGDITLDGEGGWKVHGHVVCGRRDGSTVGGHLLRAVVRPTLEVVVTAGAAHLRRRHDPASGLALIDPAAKAG
- a CDS encoding extracellular solute-binding protein, whose translation is MRTGPLDRPAGHAARRRGRRTCALLSAALLALAACGGEGGEGSEAETGTAGPITLYTCVSDTTIQPVIDAFESRADGAQVELFRAPTGELNARVAADARSGGLRADVIWGCDPLTMQGFVDQGLVGGWTPPEAAAVPGDFRTEDYVGVHVLYMLAVHRTDAPAPEAWSDLATGGHAVAVPDPSVAASALGALGWFAEEPGYGVDFYADLERNGAVQVSTPNDVTTGVAQGIYDAGITHANSAYAALEDGSPIEVVWPDPGAVAIHGPIALATDSADSEAAKDFISFVVGEEGQAVVGESGSYPTRPGAPTPTIPANAPIVFPDWAAIGDDKDAILSEYQQVFGG